The following are encoded together in the Geobacter sulfurreducens PCA genome:
- a CDS encoding XrtA system polysaccharide deacetylase produces the protein MRNALSIDVEDYFQVSAFEGCSPPEQWDCFPLRVEKNTSRILDMLDAGGVKATFFVLGWVAERAPELVKEIARRGHEVASHGYGHRRVSTQTRQEFRADIRRSKALIENLTGSPVHGYRAPSYSISRKVLWAFDELLDAGYCYDSSVFPVRHDLYGIPDWPSHPFRVVKGNGGWEPSATAPDSEDGITGQMPSILEMPITTLTLGGRNIPIAGGGYFRFFPYAFTRWGLRRINRREKRSFIFYLHPWEMDPDQPRMAGAPAKSRFRHYLNLHRTEERFRRLLGEFRFTPVMDLLAVGMVEP, from the coding sequence GTGCGTAACGCGCTCTCTATAGATGTGGAGGATTACTTCCAGGTAAGCGCCTTTGAAGGGTGCTCTCCTCCGGAACAGTGGGACTGTTTTCCCCTTCGGGTGGAGAAGAATACGTCCCGTATCCTCGACATGCTCGATGCCGGGGGCGTTAAGGCCACGTTCTTCGTCCTCGGCTGGGTGGCGGAACGCGCGCCGGAACTGGTAAAAGAGATAGCACGACGGGGCCACGAGGTTGCCAGCCACGGCTATGGTCACCGCCGGGTTTCTACCCAGACCAGGCAGGAATTCCGGGCCGACATCCGCAGAAGCAAGGCGCTGATCGAGAATCTTACCGGCAGTCCCGTCCACGGCTATCGCGCGCCCAGCTATTCGATCTCACGAAAAGTCCTCTGGGCCTTCGACGAACTGCTCGACGCCGGTTACTGTTACGACTCCAGCGTCTTTCCCGTCCGCCATGACCTCTACGGCATCCCTGACTGGCCGAGCCACCCCTTTCGGGTCGTGAAGGGGAACGGTGGGTGGGAGCCGTCCGCAACTGCCCCTGACAGCGAAGACGGCATCACCGGCCAGATGCCGTCCATCCTTGAAATGCCGATAACCACCCTTACCCTCGGGGGCAGGAACATTCCCATTGCCGGGGGCGGCTATTTCCGCTTTTTCCCCTATGCCTTCACCCGGTGGGGACTGCGGCGCATCAACCGGCGTGAGAAACGGTCGTTCATCTTCTATCTCCATCCCTGGGAGATGGACCCCGACCAGCCCAGAATGGCCGGTGCTCCGGCCAAGAGCCGCTTTCGGCATTACCTGAACCTGCACCGGACCGAAGAGCGGTTCCGCCGACTGTTGGGAGAATTTCGCTTCACCCCCGTGATGGACCTTCTGGCCGTAGGGATGGTTGAACCATGA
- the xrt gene encoding exosortase, with amino-acid sequence MNTNEMTTNGNISMGGKSAGARLGLLALFCCAFVAAFLPVITGLVQAWSGSEDYSHGFLIAPLSAYIIWQKREIFSRPGSAGSSGGLALVVLSLAAYLFAHVAGITTLAALSMVAFLWGTVVYLFGFRVYCQALFPLTLLLFMIPIPAQIYAALTIPLQLIVSKLAVGLALATGIPVYREGNVIHLAQGTFEVVQACSGLRSIMALLTIGAVLGYFSLTSNLLRAILFATGIPIAVAVNILRVFVLIVAFHYLNIDLAKGTAHTVLGLALFVVSFGLFLLIRKGLSLCDR; translated from the coding sequence ATGAATACGAACGAGATGACCACGAACGGGAACATATCCATGGGTGGTAAAAGCGCCGGGGCCAGGCTCGGACTGCTTGCCCTGTTCTGCTGCGCCTTTGTGGCGGCGTTTCTGCCGGTGATAACCGGACTGGTGCAGGCATGGTCCGGCTCCGAGGACTATTCCCATGGGTTTCTGATCGCTCCGCTGTCGGCCTATATCATCTGGCAGAAGCGGGAGATCTTCTCCCGCCCGGGTTCCGCCGGCTCTTCGGGCGGGCTGGCGTTGGTGGTTCTGTCTCTCGCGGCCTATCTGTTCGCCCATGTCGCCGGTATTACGACCCTGGCCGCCCTGTCCATGGTTGCATTTCTGTGGGGCACGGTTGTGTACCTGTTCGGTTTCCGTGTCTATTGCCAAGCCTTGTTCCCCTTGACACTGCTCCTGTTCATGATTCCGATCCCCGCGCAGATCTATGCAGCCCTCACCATCCCGCTTCAGCTCATCGTGAGCAAACTGGCGGTGGGGCTGGCATTGGCGACAGGTATCCCGGTGTATCGCGAGGGCAATGTCATTCACCTTGCCCAGGGGACATTTGAGGTCGTGCAGGCCTGCAGCGGTCTCCGCTCTATCATGGCGCTACTGACCATCGGTGCCGTTCTTGGCTACTTTTCTCTCACCTCGAATTTGCTGCGGGCCATCCTGTTCGCGACCGGCATTCCCATTGCCGTTGCCGTGAACATTCTGCGGGTATTCGTGCTTATCGTCGCGTTTCATTATCTGAACATCGATCTTGCCAAAGGGACCGCTCATACCGTCCTTGGACTGGCCCTGTTCGTGGTGTCGTTCGGCCTGTTTCTGCTGATCCGGAAGGGGTTGTCGCTATGCGATCGGTGA
- a CDS encoding TIGR03016 family PEP-CTERM system-associated outer membrane protein, which translates to MKQAAPLLICCACAALVPFPANAADFRFTPNITVSEEFTDNVFETAEGKRYDFITRLLPGLSLDYKAPVLDLSVAYNYDYRYYARNSRSDDTTHNLDARGLARIVDEFLFLEASDTYKRVSLDVSRDTSNESLFRNQSDQNIVTASPYFVISTIPHYTIKGGYRYTNTWYKDPSGIDKTEHRAFADLSYEVTKQLSLTGTYSYVIEDTAESDLNRHEAMAGGRYEYADKSFVFANGGASRISYRGGDTFTNPIWNAGLTHAFDSFTVTLSTGVQYSEDPLRASTEETFYSAVFDMPLKRGALNLNASYSDFVNTATDERETRRYGGGFTLHHELTQRLTGTLGFAAERYEQNLLDAYTRKFFVDAGLRYELGEGFSLGLTYRYIDYHSPRIVADNYTVNRAMVEIRKVF; encoded by the coding sequence ATGAAACAGGCAGCCCCGCTTCTCATCTGCTGTGCATGCGCCGCGCTCGTTCCGTTTCCAGCCAATGCCGCTGATTTCCGGTTTACCCCCAACATAACCGTGAGCGAGGAGTTCACCGACAACGTCTTCGAGACGGCCGAGGGGAAGCGCTACGACTTCATTACCCGCCTGCTTCCGGGCCTTTCACTTGATTATAAGGCCCCAGTTCTGGACCTCTCCGTGGCGTACAATTACGACTACCGCTACTATGCACGCAACAGCCGCAGCGACGACACCACCCACAACCTTGACGCCCGTGGCCTGGCGCGAATTGTCGACGAGTTCCTCTTTCTGGAAGCCAGCGATACCTACAAACGTGTCTCCCTCGACGTTTCCCGCGATACCAGCAACGAAAGCCTGTTCCGCAACCAGTCGGACCAGAACATCGTCACCGCTTCGCCCTATTTCGTCATCAGCACCATCCCCCACTACACCATTAAGGGTGGGTATCGCTACACCAATACCTGGTACAAGGATCCATCCGGCATCGACAAGACCGAGCACCGCGCCTTTGCCGACCTCAGCTATGAGGTGACCAAGCAGCTTTCCCTGACCGGCACGTATTCCTACGTGATCGAGGACACTGCGGAATCGGACCTGAACCGCCACGAGGCCATGGCGGGCGGACGCTATGAGTACGCCGACAAGAGCTTCGTCTTTGCCAATGGCGGTGCTTCCCGCATTTCCTACCGGGGAGGGGACACCTTCACCAATCCCATCTGGAATGCCGGGCTTACTCATGCCTTCGATTCCTTCACCGTTACGCTGTCCACCGGCGTCCAGTACAGCGAAGACCCCCTGCGCGCCTCCACGGAGGAGACCTTTTACTCGGCCGTATTCGATATGCCCCTGAAGCGTGGGGCGCTGAACCTGAACGCTTCCTACTCTGACTTCGTCAATACCGCAACCGATGAGCGGGAAACCAGACGGTACGGCGGTGGATTCACCCTGCACCATGAGCTCACTCAACGTCTTACCGGCACCCTCGGCTTTGCCGCCGAACGTTACGAACAGAACCTGCTGGATGCCTATACCCGCAAATTCTTCGTGGATGCCGGCCTTCGCTACGAACTGGGCGAAGGGTTTTCCCTGGGGCTTACCTACCGCTACATCGATTACCACTCCCCCCGGATCGTAGCAGACAACTACACCGTAAACCGGGCGATGGTGGAGATCAGGAAGGTCTTCTAG